A genomic window from Euleptes europaea isolate rEulEur1 chromosome 9, rEulEur1.hap1, whole genome shotgun sequence includes:
- the LOC130482352 gene encoding histone PARylation factor 1: protein MTDLGRQPATRPIRWERGSSKPTTALQRRPQQTLKPPARSTGGPRTQDDPERRGGGTISIATTQGDVAPRLDLRDGVTRPWRLLPQPEAGGRGRGGGKRDDWRREAEAPRGHAGAGAGTRATLPLRQVSSRTSPTEPCCASCFRRPPGFSLGRRSTRKNARSRACAELLLSLSSAFPSWRFGGINVARDLFSIFCEKSKDVKKRRSSEADIPHHLCQEVETCYRLKMPEDFYHFWKFCEELDPDRPCDALKSSIGLQLVGPYDILAGKHKKTNKSGDVNFNLHWRFFYDPPEFQTVLTGDSKMQYHVGYFRDMPDELPVWVGENEAKKGCMISQVGDNIFTAVKLFLSRKLKELPDKKKSGILKAIDGKLTETTKKLGYSLEQKTAKMKQRDKKVVTKSFHGAGLVVPVDKNGVGYRELPETNADLKRICKAIVDAPNDDQRLKAFAPIQEMLTFVQFANDECDYGMGYELGIDLFCYGSHYFHKIIGQLLPLAYGLLKRTLFAEIIEAHLADRREENVDQLAV from the exons ATGACAGACCTGGGGCGTCAGCCGGCGACTCGGCCTATCAGGTGGGAGCGGGGCTCCTCCAAGCCAACCACCGCGTTGCAGAGGCGGCCGCAACAAACCCTGAAACCTCCCGCCCGCTCAACGGGAGGACCAAGGACGCAAGACGACCCCGAACGAAGGGGAGGCGGCACCATCTCCATAGCGACGACGCAAGGGGACGTCGCGCCTCGTCTCGACTTGCGCGATGGCGTCACGCGGCCTTGGCGGCTCCTGCCGCAGCCGGAGGCGGGCGGTCGCGGTCGCGGCGGCGGGAAGCGGGATGACTGGAGGCGGGAAGCGGAGGCCCCGCGCGGCCACGCAGGGGCTGGAGCAGGTACCCGTGCCACTCTTCCTTTGCGACAGGTGTCCTCTCGGACAAGTCCCACAGAGCCCTGCTGTGCCTCCTGCTTCCGACGGCCTCCTGGGTTCAGCCTCGGACGCCGTTCCACAAGAAAGAACGCGCGCTcccgagcatgtgcagagttgctGCTCAGTCTGAGCTCAGCCTTTCCTTCTTGGCGGTTTGGAGGAATAAACGTGGCGCGAGATCTTTTTAGCATATTT TGTGAAAAATCTAAAGATGTAAAGAAAAGGCGGTCTAGTGAAGCAGACATTCCCCATCATCTGTGCCAAGAAGTGGAAACTTGCTATCGGCTCAAAATGCCTGAAGATTTCTATCATTTCTGGAAGTTTTGTGAGGAGCTAGATCCTGACAGGCCATGTG ATGCACTTAAGTCAAGCATTGGACTTCAGCTAGTTGGACCATATGATATTCTTGCTGGAAAACACAAAAAGACAAACAAATCAGGAGATGTGAACTTCAACCTTCACTGGAGATTTTTTTATGATCCTCCTGAATTCCAGACTGTTCTTACTGGGGACAGCAAAATGCAGTATCATGTGGGATATTTTAG AGACATGCCAGATGAATTGCCAGTGTGGGTTGGAGAAAACGAAGCCAAGAAAGGCTGCATGATTTCTCAAGTTGGTGACAATATATTTACTGCTGTAAA attATTTTTGTCCAGAAAGCTTAAGGAATTGCCAGATAAAAAGAAAAGTGGCATTTTGAAAGCAATAGATGGAAAACTAACAGAAACAACCAAAAAACTGGGTTATTCGTTGGAGCAAAAAACAGCGAAAATGAAACAGAGAGATAAGAAA GTAGTGACAAAGTCTTTTCATGGAGCTGGTCTGGTTGTTCCTGTAGATAAGAATGGTGTTGGGTACAGAGAGCTTCCAGAAACAAATG CTGATCTGAAAAGAATTTGTAAAGCCATTGTAGATGCTCCTAATGATGACCAGAGACTGAAAGCCTTTGCCcctattcaggaaatgctgactTTTGTTCAGTTTGCGAATGATGAATGTGACTACGGAATGGGATATGAACTGGGCATAGATCTCTTCTGCTATGGGTCACAT